The Moraxella nasicaprae sequence CCGATTGTTTTATTATCGTTTAAAAGGCGAATTGGAAATGGCTTTGCAAAATATTGGTTTAACCCATTTAACCATTTTGCGACCGCCTTTATTAAAACGAGCAAACAGCGACCGTTTGGGCGAAATGGTCAGCGAAAAAGCCTTGTCATTTTTAAATCAATTTGGTTTATTGTTATCCGCCAAACCTATGCCAACCGATGTTTTGGCAAAGGCGATGATACAGGCGGTTACCGACAATCAAACGGGAATTTTGGAGAAAGGGGAGATTTGGAGGCTTGGTGTTTGAATTTGGGTGTCTTATGACAATTATGGGATACTCTGCCAGAGAAAACCGCTTTTTTGATAAAAAAGATTGGTATGCTTGGCTTGCTTATGGGGCGAATGGTCAGCCAATAGAAGACAATGACGACCAAGTGCAGTATTTAAACGATGATTTCAAGAAAGCCATTCGTATAACTTATGAAGAATATGGTCGTTTTGATTTTGTTTATTATGTAAGCGGTTTTGATGATGGTAAGATTTTGATTTTAAATATCATCACCAATAATCTAACTATCGCCACAACCAATTTGAATAAAACCATAGAAGATTGGTTAAATGGTGTTTTGGTGGGGCTTGACTGATTAAACATCTTGCAAATCTATTTTCAGGCAGTCTGAAAACCCCTTGACTTCCCCCACTTTCCCCTTTATAATATGTTTAAATTTTTAAACATATCAACTTAAAAGAGACGTTCTATGCTATTTCAACCCTTTACTTTCCCCAACGGCACGACTGCCAAAAACCGCTTTTTTAAATCGGCGATGGAAGAACAGCTTGCCGACAACAACAAACCCACACAAAACTTGGTCAATCTGTACCGCACTTGGGCAAAAGGTGGGGCAGGGGTTTTGGTTACAGGCAATGTGATGATAAACAAAGAGGGCAAAGGCTCGGTGAATGATGTCGTGGTGTCAAACGAAGACGATTTGGCTATGCTGACAGCGTGGGCGGACGCTGGCAAAACAGACGGCACATTGATGATTATGCAAATCAACCACGCAGGCAAGCAGTCGCCCAAAGCGGTAAATCCTGTGCCGGTTGCCCCAAGTGCCGTACCGCTTATCGGAATGGACGGCTTTATCAATCCGCCACGAGAGCTGGCAGGCGATGAAATTTTAGGATTGATTGATGGTTTTGTGAAGACCGCCCAAATTGCCCAAAAAGCAGGGTTTAGCGGTGTGCAAATTCACGCCGCACACGGTTATTTGATTAGCCAATTTTTGTCGCCACACCACAATACCCGTACCGATGAATGGGGTGGCTGTTTGGATAATCGTATGCGATTTTTAATTAAAATTTATGAGGGCATTCGTGCCAGTGTCCGTCCTGATTTTTTGGTGGGGGTCAAATTAAATTCAGCCGATTTTCAAAAAGGCGGATTTGATGAAAATGACAGTCTGGCTGTGGTAGAAAAATTATCACAAATGGGCATTGATTTTATTGAAATTTCTGGCGGTAACTACGAAAGCCCACAAATGCTCACCGCCAAACAAAGCACCAAAGAGCGTGAAGCATTTTTTATTGACTATGCCAAAAAGATGAAAAAAATCAGCCAAGTACCACTCATCATCACAGGCGGATTTAGAAGTAAAACGGCGATGAATGAGGCTTTAACAAGTGGCGATTTGGATTTGGTGGGCATTGCTCGCCCCTTTGCTCTTGTGCCTGATTTGCCCAATCAAATCCAAAATGGCACTTATAGGACGCTTGCCACAAACCGCATTCAAACAGGTGCTTCGTTTATTGACAAAAAAGCAGGGGCAATGCTTGAAATGAACTGGTATATGGCACAAATGCGTTTGATTGGTGAGGGCAAATCGCCTAATCCGAAATTGTCGGCTTGGAAGGTGCTATTTAAAACTTTATGGGAAAATGGCAAGGCGGGACTCTCTACGGGGCGAAGTTAAGCAAATCACACTTGTTAATTTGCTAACAAAACCATCGGTCAAGCCCAAAGATGCCAACTCTCATTCATTGATGATGAGGTTGTACCGATGTATTTGTTTAATTTATCCACACATTCATTCACACCACCAAATTTTGGTGGTTTTTTATGGCAAATCATCAGTAAATGTCTTGTTTTCATTGCTTTTTTTCACATTCATCACTACAATAGCGTACCTAAGCGTAACCAATGAGAAACTTTATGCTAAATAAATTTTTTGAGCTGGATAAAAAAGGCTCAACTGTCAAAACCGAAATCGTGGCAGGCATCACGACATTTTTCACGATGGTTTATATCGTGTTTGTCAACCCTTCTTTGCTGGGTATGGCCGGCATGGACGCACAAGTAGTGTTCGTTACCACCTGTCTAATCACTGCTTTTGGTACGATTGCCATGGGGTTGTTTAGCAACCTGCCCATCGCCCTAGCACCTGCCATGGGTCTAAATGCCTTTTTCACTTTCGTGGTCGTTCAAAAACTGGGCTACTCATGGCAAATTGGCATGGGAACGATTTTTTGGGGCTCAGTCGGTCTATTTTTATTGACATTATTGCAAGTGCGATATTGGTTCATGTCTGCCATTCCACTTGGCTTACGAGTTGGTATCGGGGCTGGTATTGGACTATTCATCGCTTTGATTGGTTTTAAGAACATGGGGCTTGTCGTGCCAAATCCTGATACTTTGATGGCACTTGGCGAGCTGCACGACCCAAAAGTTCTGATGGGTATTTTGGGCTTTTTTATCATTGTTGTATTGGCATCTCGTGGCATTCATTCTGGTGTACTGATTTCCATCACTGCCATCACAGGTCTTGCTTTGGTATTTGACCCTGCCGTCAGCTTTCACGGCATCATCTCAGCCCCACCCAGCTTAGGTGCTGTGGTTGGTCAAGTGGACATCGCTGGTGCATTAGATACTGCATTATTGGGTATTATTTTCTCATTCATGCTGGTCAATCTTTTTGACTCGTCTGGCACATTGATTGCCGTAACCAATAAAGCTGGCATGGCTGACGCACAAGGTCGCTTTCCAAAAATGAAACAGGCTTTGTATGTTGATAGTATCAGTGCCATGGTGGGTTCTTACATGGGTACATCAGCCATCAGTACCTACATCGAAAGTGGCTCTGGCGTGTCAGTTGGTGGTCGCACAGGCTTGACTGCGGTCGTGGTGGGTATTTTGTTCCTGCTAACCATCTTCTTCTCGCCATTAGCAAGTGTTGTGCCAGCCTATGCCACCGCTGGTGCTTTGGTATTTGTTGGCATCTTAATGGCATCAAGCCTAATTGAGGTACAATGGGACGACCTAACCGAAGCTGCCCCTGCCTTCATCACTACTGCCATGATGCCATTTACCTATTCGATTACCGAAGGGATTGCATTTGGCTTCATCAGTTATTGCATTCTTAAAGCATTTGCAGGTCGCATCAAAGAAATTCACCCTGCGGTTGCGGTGGTTTCCGCCCTATTTATTCTCAAATTTATCTGGGTTGGCTAATCCCAAACAAAAAAGCGGTCTTTGATTGACCGCTTTTTTGTATGTCAATTTCATCATTTGCTGGTCAAATCATGGCTTAAATCAATCAAAGTCGCCAATTCCTCTTGCTCAAATCCATTATCCAGCACAATCGTCAGCCAATGCTCTTTATTCATGTGATATGCTGGCAATGCCAAACCTGCTTGGCGTAAAAAAATGACATGCTCTGGATGGCATTTTAGGTTCACAAAGTCTGTCTGCCCTGCCCTATCCAAACCAAGTTTTCTCCCATCAATTCGACCAACCAAAGCAAACCATTTTTGCTTAGCATTTTGGTGTCGAAACACTGCATGATTGGGGAATTTTTGCCATAGATAAACTGGCATGATGCCATATTCATCGGCAATGTACTGCTCAATCCACATTCGTTGATTCATTAACTTGACCACGCTTAAACCATCGACCACCAAACACCTGAACAACCAACGCCATCATGACAACGGCAGAACCCAACCAATGCCAACCATTTAAAGGTTCTTTTAAGGCAAAATACGCCACCATCAAAGCAATGATGGGAATCAATAATGCCAATGGCGTGATTGTTCCTGCTGAATAACGAGCCAGCAGACTGCCCCAGCTGGCATAGCCCATCAATCCTGCCACATACGCCAAAAATCCCACCGACAACCAGCCACGCCAAGTCATGCCCTCAATTTGTTGCACAACACCAGCCACACCATGCAACGCCATCGATGCCACAGCAAATAATAACACCGTGATGACATTGCCCCAAATGACCAATGACAAAGCATTAACTTGACCGACTTTTTTAACCACTGCATTACCAACCGCCCAAGACAAAGCAGCCGCCAGCGTCAGTAGCAGACCCATCATGGGTAGCTTGCCTTGATACTGACCTACTCCAACCAACATCAAGCCCACGCCTGCCAAAATCATCGCCAGCAGATGATTTACTTTTAGCGACTCTTGCCACAAAAAATAAGCAATCAATACCGTAAAAAATGCCTGACTCTGATGAGTCAAAGCAACAATCCCTGTTGGCATGCCCACCCAAATTGCCCAAAACAACAAAGTAAACTGCCCAAAACTGATTGTCACTCCATACAAAACCAGCCAATACCACGCCACCGCTGGGCGTTTGATGATAAAAACAGCTGGCACAAGCAAGCAGACAAATCTTAATAAACCCAATACCATTGGGGAAAGCTCTTGAACGCCAAGCCTAATAAAATAAAAATTAACACCCCATAGCAGTATGACCATCACCGCCAATAAAATATCTTTTTTATTCATCTGATTCATGGTACGCTCAAACTTTCATTCATATTACATCAATTACCATCTCCATCAATCATTGATGGACTGCACAAAAAACATCTTTTGGCTCAACGCCATATCCATTTGTT is a genomic window containing:
- a CDS encoding EamA family transporter, which encodes MNKKDILLAVMVILLWGVNFYFIRLGVQELSPMVLGLLRFVCLLVPAVFIIKRPAVAWYWLVLYGVTISFGQFTLLFWAIWVGMPTGIVALTHQSQAFFTVLIAYFLWQESLKVNHLLAMILAGVGLMLVGVGQYQGKLPMMGLLLTLAAALSWAVGNAVVKKVGQVNALSLVIWGNVITVLLFAVASMALHGVAGVVQQIEGMTWRGWLSVGFLAYVAGLMGYASWGSLLARYSAGTITPLALLIPIIALMVAYFALKEPLNGWHWLGSAVVMMALVVQVFGGRWFKRGQVNESTNVD
- a CDS encoding MmcQ/YjbR family DNA-binding protein, producing MNQRMWIEQYIADEYGIMPVYLWQKFPNHAVFRHQNAKQKWFALVGRIDGRKLGLDRAGQTDFVNLKCHPEHVIFLRQAGLALPAYHMNKEHWLTIVLDNGFEQEELATLIDLSHDLTSK
- a CDS encoding NCS2 family permease, giving the protein MLNKFFELDKKGSTVKTEIVAGITTFFTMVYIVFVNPSLLGMAGMDAQVVFVTTCLITAFGTIAMGLFSNLPIALAPAMGLNAFFTFVVVQKLGYSWQIGMGTIFWGSVGLFLLTLLQVRYWFMSAIPLGLRVGIGAGIGLFIALIGFKNMGLVVPNPDTLMALGELHDPKVLMGILGFFIIVVLASRGIHSGVLISITAITGLALVFDPAVSFHGIISAPPSLGAVVGQVDIAGALDTALLGIIFSFMLVNLFDSSGTLIAVTNKAGMADAQGRFPKMKQALYVDSISAMVGSYMGTSAISTYIESGSGVSVGGRTGLTAVVVGILFLLTIFFSPLASVVPAYATAGALVFVGILMASSLIEVQWDDLTEAAPAFITTAMMPFTYSITEGIAFGFISYCILKAFAGRIKEIHPAVAVVSALFILKFIWVG
- a CDS encoding NADH:flavin oxidoreductase/NADH oxidase family protein, with translation MLFQPFTFPNGTTAKNRFFKSAMEEQLADNNKPTQNLVNLYRTWAKGGAGVLVTGNVMINKEGKGSVNDVVVSNEDDLAMLTAWADAGKTDGTLMIMQINHAGKQSPKAVNPVPVAPSAVPLIGMDGFINPPRELAGDEILGLIDGFVKTAQIAQKAGFSGVQIHAAHGYLISQFLSPHHNTRTDEWGGCLDNRMRFLIKIYEGIRASVRPDFLVGVKLNSADFQKGGFDENDSLAVVEKLSQMGIDFIEISGGNYESPQMLTAKQSTKEREAFFIDYAKKMKKISQVPLIITGGFRSKTAMNEALTSGDLDLVGIARPFALVPDLPNQIQNGTYRTLATNRIQTGASFIDKKAGAMLEMNWYMAQMRLIGEGKSPNPKLSAWKVLFKTLWENGKAGLSTGRS